In one window of Oncorhynchus kisutch isolate 150728-3 linkage group LG16, Okis_V2, whole genome shotgun sequence DNA:
- the LOC109883365 gene encoding protein downstream neighbor of son homolog, which yields MSQQAGYSPSFKRPAEILRMRRKRSHSEGVSSGGRGAISSPCEGASISAVRPFSTGPLFGQGRSGVGVKRRNPFASIENTFSSPAKKKVFIYTDDDADSSDSVKPGGSAGVEGEKSTTRTLPFSERLLQAEELSKDVPSKKPTSLSEDDSQFEDEDLFQEERTSILKSPQAGAVTSIAPPACVEYPADWSLKTRLLFTSLLPFSWAVQPRATEEAQGLTHHCRGQYTTIPQSIQDPRTSAELRCGFQQCLQFWQHPSLSWLSLFPRIGAERSFTGKNVPWAQDMALQQSLMSEWSVSLSSLYSLLKARLCPYFYVCSYQFTALFRASGLAGNSNITALLTPTTRGLREAMKADGIEFTLPLLEERRKSKEQGSTAHNQETDGEEEETRSEGSDKEDDDDDDGGFSWLTEMGVQDKIKKPDNISIKLHKERNSVCLDHKPESVVCVSGTHTFTLINFLINCKSLVAGAGSQAGLPPTLLAPTAFRGATLHSLKARSVNVKTQVRAGYQDVCSLEVTGPIMPHSLHALTSLLRPAQRGGFSTALYTHEPTAVLNTHTTREQAEQAVELDGCGLHPSTIQQLQEPSTLGRSPLRQLHLNNYSYTWKS from the exons ATGTCACAACAAGCTGGTTACTCACCTAGTTTCAAAAGACCAGCTGAAATCCTGCGAATGCGGAGGAAGAGATCCCACAGCGAGGGTGTCAGTTCTGGCGGCCGAGGCGCGATTTCCAGCCCGTGTGAGGGTGCCTCTATATCCGCTGTTCGACCATTCTCCACAGGACCCCTGTTCGGCCAGGGTCGCTCTGGAGTGGGAGTGAAGCGGAGAAACCCATTTGCTAGCATCGAGAACACCTTCAGCAGCCCAGCGAAGAAGAAAGTCTTTATTTACACTGATGACGACGCCGACTCGTCGGATTCTGTGAAGCCGGGCGGCTCTgcaggagtggagggagagaagtcaACAACAAGAACGCTGCCATTTAGTGAACGACTTCTCCAGGCAGAAGAACTAAGCAAAGACGTGCCTAGCAAG AAACCAACTTCTCTGTCTGAAGACGACTCACAGTTTGAAGATGAGGATTTGTTCCAGGAGGAGAGAACATCCATACTGAAG AGTCCCCAGGCTGGTGCAGTAACATCCATAGCACCCCCTGCGTGTGTGGAGTACCCTGCAGACTGGAGCCTGAAGACACGTCTCCTTTTCACCTCCCTGCTCCCCTTCTCCTGGGCTGTACAGCCCAGAGCTACAGAGGAGGCCCAGGGTCTTACCCATCACTGTAGAGGACAgtacaccactataccacagaGTATACAG GACCCTCGGACATCTGCTGAGCTACGATGTGGGTTCCAGCAGTGTCTGCAGTTCTGGCAGCACCCGTCCCTGTCCTggctctctctgttcccccggaTAGGAGCAGAGAGAAGCTTCACTGGCAAGAACGTCCCCTGGGCCCAGGACATGGCACTTCAACAGAGCCTCATGAGTGAATG GTCAGTGAGCCTGTCTTCCCTGTACAGTCTATTGAAGGCCAGACTATGTCCATATTTCTATGTGTGTTCCTACCAGTTCACTGCTCTTTTCAGAGCCTCAGGACTGGCGGGGAACAGCAACATCACTGCACTACTCACCCCAACCACCAGGGGGCTCAGGGAGGCCATGAAGGCTGATG GTATTGAGTTCACACTCCCCCtgctggaagagaggaggaagagcaagGAGCAGGGATCAACCGCACACAAccaggagacagatggagaggaggaggagacacggTCTGAAGGCAGTGACAAGGAagacgatgatgatgacgatggtgGGTTTTCCTGGCTGACGGAGATGGGAGTGCAGGATAAGATTAAGAAACCAGACAACATCTCCATCAAACTGCACAAAGAGCGCAACTCTGTGTGTTTAGACCacaaaccagagtctgtagtcTGTGTGTCGGGAACGCACACCTTCACTCTCATCAACTTCCTCATCAACTGTAAGAGCCTGGTGGCAGGGGCTGGATCACAGGCAGGCCTGCCCCCCACCCTACTGGCCCCTACAGCCTTCAGAGGAGCTACGCTACACTCACTCAAG GCGCGTAGTGTGAACGTGAAGACCCAGGTGCGTGCTGGGTACCAGGATGTGTGCAGTCTAGAGGTGACGGGACCCATAATGCCTCATTCTCTCCACGCCCTGACCAGCCTGCTTCGGCCTGCTCAGAGAGGAGGCTTCAGCaccgcactctacacacacgaaCCCACCGCTGTCCTCAACACGCACACCACCAGGGAacag